GTCCGTCCGGATCTCTTCGTCAACGACCCAGCCTTCCTCGTCGTCTCCGTCGCGTTTGTTGTGCGGCTCATCAGATCCCTCGTCGAACGCGTCGCCGACGCGTTCGTCGAGGATCTCTTCGGCATCCTCTGGCCGTGATGGACGCTTAGTCCGCGGAATTGCGTAGGAGAGGCCGAGCTTTTCGAGGAACGTAGTGAGGTGGCCTGGGTGAAACTCAACGTCGAACTCCTCGTTGATGAGGTGCTGTATCTCCTGTTTCTTCCACGGTTGGCCCTCACGGAGCAGTTCCAAGAGGCGTTCCTGTTGTTCTTCGCCGAGCTTCGGGGGCCTGCCGCCCCCGAAGTTCGGCATCAAAAGTCCGAGGCCACCCTTGTTCCATCGGCGGGCCCAACGTGTTCCTGTTGCGGAGGACCTGCCGACATCGTCGGCAGCGTCCTCCAAGGTCGCACCCTTGTACAACCGCTTGATGAAGATCAGCCGCTCAGTGAGTTTTTCATCTGTAGACTCCGTGAGGAGTCGATCGAGATCGTCCTCACTGAGGTGACGGACGATCTCTTTGCGGCGATCTCCAGACATACCTCAGACATCAGATTCCACCTTCATAACTTCCACTAGGCACTATACGCCACCGTCCAGTCGACGTAGAAGTCCTTGAACAGGTACTCGTACACCTCGAAGCCCGCCCCGATGGCGAGGACGGCGAGCGGGAGCGCGACGAACTGGCGCGAGTCGAACGGCGTGACGCGGACGAGACAGAGCCAGGCGGCGACGCCGAAGCCCGACAGCGAGTGGGTGAGCAGATCCCACCACCAGACGCTGGTGTACACCTCGTACGCGAGGCCGCCGAAGTGAAGCGCACAGACGACGAGAGAGTACGCGACGAGGGCGGGCCAGACGATGCCGAGGGCGGGGGAGTCAGTGGCTGCGTAACGTGACGACATGGGTGGGGACCGTCCCGCGAGGGTGGGCGCGTGGAGGAGTGCGGGACTACGTCGTGGCGTCGACCTATCACGTTAAATCCTTTGTGAACTTCGCCCGATCCGGCGAATCGGCCCCCGACCGCGTCGTCGACCGTGGCCGCCGGACGGCGTCGACCGTCGACGACCCACGCCCACGGCGGTCGGTCACCGCTGCCAGTACTCGGGGGTGAACAGCACGAGCACGGGGATGATCTCCAGGCGGCCGGCCCACATCAGGGCGATCATGAACAGCTTGCCGAGGTTCGAGAAGTCGATGTACGACCCCATCGGGCCGACGGTCCCGAAGCCCGGGCCGACGTTGCCGAGCGTCGACGCGGCGGCACTCATCGCCTCCAGCACCGACAGCTCTTGGCCGATGCGCGTCGCGTCGGCGAACAGCAGCGCCGTCGCCACGAAGAACAGCACGATGTAGAGGAGCGTGAAGGCGTAGATCCCGCGGATCGCCCGCTCGTCGATCGTCCGGCCGCCGAGACGAACGGGGCGGATCGCGTCGGGGTGGGCCGTCGTGAACAGCTCCCGCCGCACGGACTTCAGGATGACGTACCAGCGGACGATCTTGACCGACCCGCCGGTCGACCCGGCGGAGCCGCCGATGAACATGGCGAACAGCAGGAGGTACTGGGCGGGTGCCGACCACGAGTTGAAGTCCATGCTCGCGTAGCCCGTGGTGGTCACGATGGAGACGGCCTGGAACGCGGCGTGTCTGAGCGCCGGTTCGGCCCCGCCGACGATCGTGCCGCGGAACGCGTCGAGGTACGCCGCGTCGTACGTCTCGCCCGGCGGGACGCTCGTCACGAGCCCGCTCCCGGTGAACAGGAGCCCCGCCCCCAGCGCGGTGATGACCGCCAGCGTGCCGGCGTAAAAGCGGAACTCGGCGTCGCGGAACAGCCGGCCCGAGTCGCCCGTGAGGACGTGCCAAAACAGCGCAAAGTTGGTCCCGGCCGCGACCATGAAGGGGATCACGAGCCACTGGACCGCCGCCGAGAACGCCTCGATGCTCCGCGCTTCGGGCGAGAACCCGCCAGTGGGCATCGTCGTGAGGCCGTGGGCGATGGCGTTGTACGCGCTCATGTTGGGCGCGAGCCCGCCGACGTGCAACGCGTAGAGGAGCCCGATCTCCAGGATCGTGAAGCCGAGGTACGCCCCCCAGAGCGCTCGGGCGGTCTCGGCAATCCGCGGCGTCAGCTTCTCGATGCCCGGGCCGGGGGCCTCGGCGTCCATGAGCTGTGCGCCGCCGACGGAGAGCTCCGGGAGGATCGCGACCGCGAGCACGACGATCCCCATCCCGCCGAGCCACTGGGTGAGCTGTCGCCACATCATGATCCCGCGGCCGTGGCTCTCGAAGGAGATGTCGCCGAGGACGGTCGCCCCGGTCGTGGTGAAGCCCGACATCGACTCGAACAGCGCGTTCGCGGGGTTCGCGAGCGTCGATTCGGGGTGGGTGGCCGCGAGGACCGGCGGGAGGCCGTGCGCCTCGACGAGATATGGGACGGCCCCGACGAGACTGACCGCGAGCCACGTCGCCCCGACCATCAGAAAGCCCTCGCGGGCGAGGATGTCGGGGTCGGGCTCGAGCCGTTCGAGGCCGACGCCGACCGCGACGGTCAGGGCGATGGTGACGACGAACGGGGCGACCGCCTCACCGTACGCCAGCGCGGTCACGACGGGGATACAAAGCGGGACCGCGAGATACTTTAGCACGCTCCCCACGAGGCTGAGGCTCGCCCGGTAGTTGACGCGGAGTTTCACGGCCCCCCACCGTCCATCGGATACACACCCGGACGTGTCCCGAGCGCGTCTTCAACTTACTGAAGTACCGTCAGGGCCGACTGTCGGCGGCACGGACGGGGTCGCCGTGCCCGGACGCGCCGGGGAGACACTCGTCAAGGAGCGCTCGCTCGGCGGCTCGAAGCGTCTCCGCGAACGCCGACGGTGAGACGCCCAGCGCCGACGCGACCGCCTCCGCCGTGGCTCCCCTGGGGTACTCGAAGTAGCCCATCCGGTGGGCGGTCTCGACGACCTCCCGCTGGCGGTCGGTGAGCCGCCCCCGGTCGACGACCGTCGCGTCTCCCGCCCGGCCGGCCGCACCGTCGCCCGCGACCAGTCGCCGCAGGCTGACATCGAACGACTCGGAGAGCGCGTCGACGACGCGTCGAACCGTCGCCCGGCCCGGGGCGTAGAAGGCGACGACGAGCCGTCCGTCGACGCCCCGAACGCCGGCGACCGGACAGCCCTGTGCCTCGATCACCTCACAGGGACAGCCCGTCCCGCACGGCTGGGTGGTGCGGTACACGACCGCCTCGCGCGTCTCGAACACGGGCGTCCCGACCGGGTCCCGTGCGTCGCGTCCCACGCGATACTCGTCGACGCGGTGGCCGTCGACGACCGCCCGCGACACGTCGGTGATCTCGCCGTCGACGTCCCGGGAGGCGGCGGCGACCGGACAGTGGCTGTCGCACGCGACGGCGAGTTCCACGCGGATCCCCTCAGTCATGACTCACGGCGGACGGGGATCGGTGAAAAGCGTTCACGTCCGGCTCTCAGCGATGATACCCAATATATAAAACACCGTGATACTGCGGCCGAGCAGTGAACTAGAACGACGTCGGATCGGTACACACCACAAGTGGTCCGCCTCGGGGGCGGGCCGACGGGACTACAACGCGTGTCACGAGCTACTACAGATTCGACGGACCGAACCGGTGTGACGGACGCCGACAGACGGAATCTCGACGGCCAGGCGCTGGCTGCCGACATCGGTATCGACCGACAGGAACTCGCGCGGCGCGAGGAGTTTTTCGACCTGACGGACGCCGACGTCGACCGGCTGGCGGGGATGGACGGCGTCGTCGACGGGGTCGCGGCCGACCTCGTCGACGACTTCTACGACCGACTCCGAACCGACGAGGAGGCGGCGGGGATCTTAGAGCGGTCGTCGCTCCCGATGGCGGCGTTGAAGCGCTCGCAGGAGGCGTATCTCAGGGGGTTGGTCTCCGGGACGTACGACCTCGACTACGTGGCCCGCCGCGCGCGGATCGGTAAGATACACGATATGATCGGGCTCGGGCCGGAGCTGTATCTCGGCGCGTACACCGTCTACACGGAGGGACTCGTCCGGGCGATCGGCGACGACGCCGTCTCCCGGCACGAGGGCGAAGACGCCGTCGAACGGGCCGTCGGGGAGGTCGTCGACCGCGTCACGTCGCTTCTGAAGATCGTCACGCTCGACCAGGCGATCGCGATGGAGACGTACATCGACTCGTACGCCTCGCGGCTGGAGACCGCCCTCGACCGCCACGAGCAACTGGCGCGGGACGTCGAGCGCGAGGTAGAGACGCCGATCGAGGAGCTCCGCGAGGCGTCGGCGCGCGTCGCTGACCGGTCGGGGCGGATCGACGACCACGCCAGCGCGCTCACCGAGCGCGCGGGGACGGTCACCGCGGAGGCGTCGAACCTGAGCGCGACGGTCGAGGAGATCGCCGCGACCGCCGACGAGGTCGAGACGACGAGCACCCACGCGGAGGAACTCGCCGAACGGGGCCACGAGTCGGCGACGGCCGCCGCCGACGCGATGGCGGACGTGAGCGACGCCGCCACCGACGTGGCCGCCGACGTCGAGGCGCTCGAAGAGCGCGTCGACCACATCGACGACGTCGTCGAGGTCATCGACTCGATCGCCGATCAGACGAACATCCTCGCGCTGAACGCCTCGATCGAGGCCGCTCGGGCGGGGGAAGCGGGCGACGGCTTCGCCGTCGTCGCCGACGAGGTGAAGAACCTCGCCGGGGAGGCACAGTCACAGGCGCGGCGGATCGAGACGACGGTCGCGGAGATCCAGACGGACACGGCCGAGACGGCGGCGAGCCTCGACCGTGCCACCGAGCGCGTCGAGGCGGGGCTCGACCAGGTCGACGGGGTGCAGTCCGACCTCGACGACATCGCCGACGCCGTCCGCGAGACCGCCGACGGGATCCGCAACGTCGCCGAGGCGACCGACGAACAGGCGTCGAGCACCGAGGCGGTCGCGAGCATGGCCGACGACGTCGCCGAGACCGCCGCGGAGGTGTCGTCGGGCG
This Salinigranum marinum DNA region includes the following protein-coding sequences:
- a CDS encoding IS630 family transposase, with the translated sequence MSGDRRKEIVRHLSEDDLDRLLTESTDEKLTERLIFIKRLYKGATLEDAADDVGRSSATGTRWARRWNKGGLGLLMPNFGGGRPPKLGEEQQERLLELLREGQPWKKQEIQHLINEEFDVEFHPGHLTTFLEKLGLSYAIPRTKRPSRPEDAEEILDERVGDAFDEGSDEPHNKRDGDDEEGWVVDEEIRTDGGTVLGFLDTSHPQPWDNSQRLYTVDDPHITRPLVRLTSPAVGFYALSGESVLQFPTTQEKERICECLEGIREQNPSQRILLVLDNFSSHVCEYTRKRAHQLGIDLVFLPVGSPDLNPIEQVWKSLKWEASPLIVESAAEYRALLTELFEKLTTQLSFAASWIDNYLGGYLQKLR
- a CDS encoding TrkH family potassium uptake protein, which translates into the protein MKLRVNYRASLSLVGSVLKYLAVPLCIPVVTALAYGEAVAPFVVTIALTVAVGVGLERLEPDPDILAREGFLMVGATWLAVSLVGAVPYLVEAHGLPPVLAATHPESTLANPANALFESMSGFTTTGATVLGDISFESHGRGIMMWRQLTQWLGGMGIVVLAVAILPELSVGGAQLMDAEAPGPGIEKLTPRIAETARALWGAYLGFTILEIGLLYALHVGGLAPNMSAYNAIAHGLTTMPTGGFSPEARSIEAFSAAVQWLVIPFMVAAGTNFALFWHVLTGDSGRLFRDAEFRFYAGTLAVITALGAGLLFTGSGLVTSVPPGETYDAAYLDAFRGTIVGGAEPALRHAAFQAVSIVTTTGYASMDFNSWSAPAQYLLLFAMFIGGSAGSTGGSVKIVRWYVILKSVRRELFTTAHPDAIRPVRLGGRTIDERAIRGIYAFTLLYIVLFFVATALLFADATRIGQELSVLEAMSAAASTLGNVGPGFGTVGPMGSYIDFSNLGKLFMIALMWAGRLEIIPVLVLFTPEYWQR
- a CDS encoding helix-turn-helix domain-containing protein, which translates into the protein MTEGIRVELAVACDSHCPVAAASRDVDGEITDVSRAVVDGHRVDEYRVGRDARDPVGTPVFETREAVVYRTTQPCGTGCPCEVIEAQGCPVAGVRGVDGRLVVAFYAPGRATVRRVVDALSESFDVSLRRLVAGDGAAGRAGDATVVDRGRLTDRQREVVETAHRMGYFEYPRGATAEAVASALGVSPSAFAETLRAAERALLDECLPGASGHGDPVRAADSRP
- a CDS encoding globin-coupled sensor protein, which gives rise to MTDADRRNLDGQALAADIGIDRQELARREEFFDLTDADVDRLAGMDGVVDGVAADLVDDFYDRLRTDEEAAGILERSSLPMAALKRSQEAYLRGLVSGTYDLDYVARRARIGKIHDMIGLGPELYLGAYTVYTEGLVRAIGDDAVSRHEGEDAVERAVGEVVDRVTSLLKIVTLDQAIAMETYIDSYASRLETALDRHEQLARDVEREVETPIEELREASARVADRSGRIDDHASALTERAGTVTAEASNLSATVEEIAATADEVETTSTHAEELAERGHESATAAADAMADVSDAATDVAADVEALEERVDHIDDVVEVIDSIADQTNILALNASIEAARAGEAGDGFAVVADEVKNLAGEAQSQARRIETTVAEIQTDTAETAASLDRATERVEAGLDQVDGVQSDLDDIADAVRETADGIRNVAEATDEQASSTEAVASMADDVAETAAEVSSGVTDIAAANEQQASTIETVRTATARLTDGTDDDSDRGT